In Cervus elaphus chromosome 16, mCerEla1.1, whole genome shotgun sequence, a single window of DNA contains:
- the FAM219A gene encoding protein FAM219A isoform X3, whose protein sequence is MMEEIDRFQDPAAASISDGDCDAREGESVAMNYKPSPLQVKLEKQRELARKGSLKNGSMGSPVNQQPKKNNVMARTRLVVPNKGYSSLDQSPDEKPLVALDTDSDDDFDMSRYSSSGYSSAEQINQDLNIQLLKDGYRLDEIPDDEDLDLIPPKSVNPTCMCCQATSSTACHIQ, encoded by the exons GACCCAGCCGCCGCCTCCATCTCAGACGGAGACTGTGACGCCCGGGAGGGTGAGTCAGTAGCCATGAATTACAAACCATCCCCGCTCCAAGTGAAGCTGG AGAAGCAGCGGGAGCTGGCCCGGAAGGGCTCCCTGAAGAACGGCAGCATGGGCAGTCCCGTCAACCAGCAACCCAAGAAGAACAACGTCATGGCCCGGACAAG GCTGGTCGTCCCGAATAAAGGCTACTCCTCGCTTGACCAGAGCCCGGATGAGAAGCCACTGGTAGCCCTTGACACAGACAG TGATGATGACTTTGACATGTCCAGATACTCCTCCTCTGGCTACTCCTCCGCTGAG CAGATCAACCAAGATTTGAACATCCAGCTGCTGAAGGACGGCTACCGGTTAGATGAGATCCCCGACGACGAGGACCTGGACCTCATTCCCCCCAAGTCCGTGAACCCCACCTGCATGTGCTGCCAGGCCACGTCCTCCACCGCCTGCCACATCCAGTAG
- the FAM219A gene encoding protein FAM219A isoform X4, with protein sequence MMEEIDRFQDPAAASISDGDCDAREGESVAMNYKPSPLQVKLEKQRELARKGSLKNGSMGSPVNQQPKKNNVMARTRLVVPNKGYSSLDQSPDEKPLVALDTDSDDDFDMSRYSSSGYSSAEINQDLNIQLLKDGYRLDEIPDDEDLDLIPPKSVNPTCMCCQATSSTACHIQ encoded by the exons GACCCAGCCGCCGCCTCCATCTCAGACGGAGACTGTGACGCCCGGGAGGGTGAGTCAGTAGCCATGAATTACAAACCATCCCCGCTCCAAGTGAAGCTGG AGAAGCAGCGGGAGCTGGCCCGGAAGGGCTCCCTGAAGAACGGCAGCATGGGCAGTCCCGTCAACCAGCAACCCAAGAAGAACAACGTCATGGCCCGGACAAG GCTGGTCGTCCCGAATAAAGGCTACTCCTCGCTTGACCAGAGCCCGGATGAGAAGCCACTGGTAGCCCTTGACACAGACAG TGATGATGACTTTGACATGTCCAGATACTCCTCCTCTGGCTACTCCTCCGCTGAG ATCAACCAAGATTTGAACATCCAGCTGCTGAAGGACGGCTACCGGTTAGATGAGATCCCCGACGACGAGGACCTGGACCTCATTCCCCCCAAGTCCGTGAACCCCACCTGCATGTGCTGCCAGGCCACGTCCTCCACCGCCTGCCACATCCAGTAG
- the FAM219A gene encoding protein FAM219A isoform X7, translating into MMEEIDRFQDPAAASISDGDCDAREEKQRELARKGSLKNGSMGSPVNQQPKKNNVMARTRLVVPNKGYSSLDQSPDEKPLVALDTDSDDDFDMSRYSSSGYSSAEQINQDLNIQLLKDGYRLDEIPDDEDLDLIPPKSVNPTCMCCQATSSTACHIQ; encoded by the exons GACCCAGCCGCCGCCTCCATCTCAGACGGAGACTGTGACGCCCGGGAGG AGAAGCAGCGGGAGCTGGCCCGGAAGGGCTCCCTGAAGAACGGCAGCATGGGCAGTCCCGTCAACCAGCAACCCAAGAAGAACAACGTCATGGCCCGGACAAG GCTGGTCGTCCCGAATAAAGGCTACTCCTCGCTTGACCAGAGCCCGGATGAGAAGCCACTGGTAGCCCTTGACACAGACAG TGATGATGACTTTGACATGTCCAGATACTCCTCCTCTGGCTACTCCTCCGCTGAG CAGATCAACCAAGATTTGAACATCCAGCTGCTGAAGGACGGCTACCGGTTAGATGAGATCCCCGACGACGAGGACCTGGACCTCATTCCCCCCAAGTCCGTGAACCCCACCTGCATGTGCTGCCAGGCCACGTCCTCCACCGCCTGCCACATCCAGTAG